Proteins from a genomic interval of Colletotrichum higginsianum IMI 349063 chromosome 6, whole genome shotgun sequence:
- a CDS encoding Fe-S cluster assembly protein DRE2, with protein sequence MAPSVVTLDTTSDFDFTPSSVTTATTTPAKRTLLLAPPSIASHPHKLQTLLASHDRATTDLQMLDRLSAGHVSLPQSAYDLVLVLTDADGSRVESTRLLSARAVLSAVAESLKPSAQLKAQDGGNLANDPTVAREAVLAGLVAAAGSFTKPDYDEDQVVTLSFGRKKASPQSNGAVSLGSKPATAPPVSAPPAGVGFVDFSDDLDMDDDDDDLIDEDTLLTDADLSRPLNIPPECAPKAGKRRRACKDCTCGLAERIAAEDAAARASADKALEAVKLGADDLAEVDFTVQGKVGSCGNCALGDAFRCDGCPYIGLPPFKPGEEVRILNNDIQL encoded by the exons ATGGCGCCCTCCGTCGTTACCCTCGACACCACCTCCGACTTCGACTTCACCCCCTCCTCTGTCACAACCGCCACGACAACACCTGCGAAGCGcaccctccttctcgcccccccctccataGCCTCCCACCCCCACAAGCTCCAGACCCTTCTGGCCTCCCACGATCGCGCCACCACAGACCTGCAGATGCTCGACCGCCTCTCGGCCGGCCACGTCTCCCTGCCCCAGTCCGCCtacgacctcgtcctcgtcctcaccgacgccgacggttCCCGAGTCGAGTCCACCCGCCTCCTCTCCGCCCGCGCCGTactctcggccgtcgccgaatCCCTCAAGCCATCCGCGCAGCTGAAGGCCCAGGATGGCGGCAACCTCGCTAACGACCCGACCGTCGCGCGCGAGGCCGTCCTCGCTGGtctggtcgccgccgctgggaGCTTCACGAAGCCGGATTATGACGAGGACCAGGTCGTCACATTGAGTTTCGGAAGGAAGAAGGCGTCACCGCAGTCCAACGGCGCTGTGTCGCTGGGGAGCAAGCCCGCCACTGCGCCCCCCGTTTCAGCGCCCCCCGCTGGcgtgggcttcgtcgacTTTAGCGATGATCTCGAtatggacgacgacgacgacgacctcatcgacgaggatACCCTCCTCACAGACGCGGATCTCTCGCGTCCTCTCAACATCC CCCCCGAATGCGCCCCCAAAGCCGGAAAGCGCCGTCGCGCCTGCAAGGACTGTACCtgcggcctcgccgagcgcATAGCCGCtgaggacgccgccgcccgtgcctccgccgacaaggccctggaggccgtcaagcttggcgccgacgacctcgccgaggttGACTTCACCGTCCAGGGCAAGGTCGGCTCTTGCGGCAACtgcgccctcggcgacgccttCCGCTGCGACGGCTGCCCCTACATCGGACTGCCGCCCTTCAAgcccggcgaggaggtgCGCATCCTCAACAACGATATCCAGCTGTAG